In Nitratiruptor sp. YY09-18, a single window of DNA contains:
- a CDS encoding argininosuccinate synthase, which produces MAKKVNKVVLAYSGGLDTSVILKWLQETYNCEVVTFTADIGQGEEVEPARQKALQLGIKPENIFIEDLKEEFVRDYVFPMFRANTIYEGEYLLGTSIARPLIAKRQIEIAKQVGADAVAHGATGKGNDQVRFEIAYLALNPDITVIAPWREWDLNSREKLLKFAENHGIPIEKHGKKSPYSMDANLLHISYEGGILEDPWAEPEEDMWRWTNSIENAPNEPEYITIDFEKGDPVAINGEPLSPAKLLEALNEYGKKHGIGRIDIVENRFVGMKSRGCYETPGGTILLKAHRAIESITLDREEAHEKDKLMPKYAELIYNGFWFSPEREMMQAAIDKTQENVNGTVRLKLLKGNIFVVGRKSPNSLFAPEFSTFEEDSVYNQKDAEGFIKLNALRFIIEGHVRKHK; this is translated from the coding sequence ATGGCAAAGAAGGTAAACAAGGTAGTTCTCGCTTACAGTGGCGGTCTTGATACCTCTGTAATCCTCAAGTGGCTTCAAGAGACATATAACTGCGAAGTTGTGACATTTACAGCTGATATTGGTCAAGGTGAAGAGGTAGAGCCTGCTCGCCAAAAAGCACTACAGCTTGGAATCAAGCCCGAAAATATCTTTATCGAAGACCTCAAAGAGGAGTTTGTACGTGATTATGTCTTTCCTATGTTTAGGGCAAATACAATCTATGAAGGTGAGTATCTTTTAGGTACTTCAATTGCTAGGCCTCTTATTGCCAAAAGGCAGATAGAGATTGCTAAGCAAGTAGGTGCAGACGCAGTTGCGCATGGGGCCACTGGCAAAGGAAACGATCAAGTTAGATTTGAGATCGCTTATCTTGCTCTCAATCCCGATATTACTGTTATCGCTCCTTGGCGGGAATGGGATCTCAATTCTCGTGAAAAGCTGCTCAAATTTGCTGAAAATCACGGAATACCTATAGAAAAACATGGTAAAAAAAGCCCCTACTCTATGGATGCAAATCTGCTTCATATCTCATACGAAGGCGGGATTTTGGAAGATCCGTGGGCAGAACCTGAAGAGGATATGTGGCGATGGACAAATTCCATCGAAAATGCTCCAAATGAACCAGAATATATCACCATCGATTTTGAAAAAGGCGACCCAGTTGCAATCAATGGCGAACCTTTGAGTCCGGCAAAACTTTTAGAAGCACTGAACGAATACGGGAAAAAGCATGGGATCGGCAGAATCGACATTGTAGAAAACCGATTCGTGGGAATGAAAAGCAGAGGATGCTATGAAACACCAGGCGGGACAATTTTACTAAAAGCCCATAGAGCTATTGAGAGTATTACACTTGATCGCGAAGAAGCGCATGAAAAAGATAAGCTAATGCCAAAATATGCCGAACTTATTTATAATGGTTTTTGGTTTAGTCCAGAGCGCGAAATGATGCAAGCTGCAATCGATAAGACGCAAGAGAATGTAAACGGAACTGTTCGCCTCAAGCTTCTCAAAGGAAACATCTTTGTAGTAGGTCGCAAATCTCCAAACTCACTCTTCGCACCAGAGTTTAGTACATTCGAAGAGGATAGTGTCTATAATCAAAAAGATGCAGAAGGTTTTATCAAACTTAACGCTTTGCGATTTATTATTGAAGGACATGTAAGAAAACACAAATAG
- the rplI gene encoding 50S ribosomal protein L9: MKVLLIKDVPNLGKAGEVKEVKDGYGKNFLIARGFAKLATPDVIEAWEKEQEKKAQEEAKEIEKLKAIKEKIENTTLTIRHKAGANGSLFGAITNKEVAEALHEKGIDIDKKHVDIHPPIKQTGEYDVDIKLGHGLHATLKLIVEAE; this comes from the coding sequence ATGAAAGTACTACTTATAAAAGATGTACCAAATTTAGGAAAAGCTGGAGAAGTTAAAGAGGTAAAAGATGGTTATGGCAAAAACTTTTTGATCGCTCGCGGTTTTGCAAAACTTGCAACTCCTGATGTAATTGAAGCGTGGGAAAAAGAGCAAGAAAAAAAAGCCCAAGAGGAAGCAAAAGAGATCGAAAAACTCAAAGCTATCAAAGAGAAAATCGAAAATACAACTCTGACAATACGCCACAAAGCGGGGGCAAATGGATCACTGTTTGGTGCGATTACTAACAAAGAGGTGGCTGAAGCTCTCCATGAAAAGGGGATCGATATAGATAAAAAGCATGTCGATATTCATCCCCCTATCAAGCAGACTGGAGAGTATGATGTGGATATCAAACTCGGAC